A part of Acidimicrobiales bacterium genomic DNA contains:
- the ybeY gene encoding rRNA maturation RNase YbeY, translated as MEVALAVDCDEDVDGPRWTGLLAAVLADEGAAPGAQAGLSFVAPAAMAELNAEHLGGTGPTDVLAFPVDGLGGPGTGPGGPPAVVGDVVICPAVAAAGAADHAGTVEDELALLVVHGALHLLGHDHAEAGERATMQGRERTLLAAHHGPLAADPWAERPGER; from the coding sequence GTGGAGGTGGCGCTGGCGGTGGACTGCGACGAGGACGTCGACGGCCCCCGCTGGACCGGCCTCCTGGCCGCCGTCCTGGCCGACGAGGGGGCCGCCCCCGGCGCGCAGGCCGGCCTCAGCTTCGTCGCCCCGGCGGCCATGGCCGAGCTGAACGCCGAGCACCTGGGCGGCACCGGGCCGACCGACGTGCTGGCCTTCCCCGTCGACGGGCTCGGCGGCCCCGGCACCGGCCCCGGGGGCCCGCCGGCGGTGGTGGGCGACGTGGTGATCTGCCCGGCCGTGGCCGCCGCCGGTGCCGCCGACCACGCCGGCACCGTGGAGGACGAGCTGGCCCTCCTGGTGGTGCACGGGGCCCTCCACCTGCTGGGCCACGACCACGCCGAGGCCGGGGAGCGGGCGACCATGCAGGGCCGGGAGCGGACCCTGCTGGCGGCCCACCACGGCCCCCTGGCCGCGGACCCGTGGGCCGAGCGGCCGGGGGAGCGGTGA
- a CDS encoding PhoH family protein, whose product MKISIPGNHLMTPLLGAHDEHLRLIEAAFPGTQVVVRGNEVAIDGDEVGQVVRLVEQLVALLQRGQPLDTVTLSRTIDMVRADEDPAEVLNAEVLRSGRGRTVRPKTAGQKRYVDAIRANVITFGLGPAGTGKSWLAVAMAVQALQAKEVDRIILTRPAVEAGERLGFLPGDLMAKVDPYLRPLYDALHDMVGSEGSQRLLERGAVEVAPLAFMRGRTLNSSFIILDEAQNTSPEQMKMFLTRIGFGSRAVVTGDTTQVDVAGGRSGLDGLQGVLEPIDGLAFVHLDRRDVVRHRIVSDIVDAYDRAAALGTDRRR is encoded by the coding sequence GTGAAGATCAGCATCCCGGGGAACCACCTGATGACGCCCCTGCTCGGAGCGCACGACGAGCACCTCCGCCTCATCGAGGCCGCCTTCCCCGGCACCCAGGTGGTGGTGCGGGGCAACGAGGTGGCCATCGACGGCGACGAGGTGGGCCAGGTGGTCCGCCTCGTCGAGCAGCTGGTGGCCCTGCTCCAGCGGGGCCAGCCCCTCGACACCGTGACCCTGTCGCGCACCATCGACATGGTCCGGGCCGACGAGGACCCGGCCGAGGTGCTGAACGCCGAGGTCCTGCGATCGGGCCGGGGGCGCACCGTGCGGCCCAAGACGGCGGGCCAGAAGCGCTACGTCGACGCCATCCGGGCCAACGTGATCACCTTCGGCCTGGGCCCCGCCGGGACCGGCAAGTCGTGGTTGGCGGTGGCCATGGCCGTCCAGGCCCTGCAGGCCAAGGAGGTCGACCGCATCATCCTGACCCGCCCCGCGGTCGAGGCCGGCGAGCGGCTGGGGTTCCTGCCCGGGGACCTGATGGCCAAGGTCGACCCCTACCTGCGGCCTCTGTACGACGCCCTCCACGACATGGTGGGCAGCGAGGGCTCGCAACGGCTGCTGGAGCGCGGCGCGGTCGAGGTGGCGCCCCTGGCCTTCATGCGGGGCCGCACCCTGAACTCCAGCTTCATCATCCTGGACGAGGCGCAGAACACCTCGCCGGAGCAGATGAAGATGTTCCTGACCCGCATCGGCTTCGGGTCCCGGGCCGTGGTCACCGGGGACACCACCCAGGTCGACGTGGCCGGCGGGCGCAGCGGCCTGGACGGGTTGCAGGGCGTGCTGGAGCCCATCGACGGCCTGGCCTTCGTGCACCTCGACCGGCGGGACGTGGTGCGGCACCGCATCGTCTCCGACATCGTCGACGCCTACGACCGGGCCGCCGCGCTCGGGACCGACCGTCGCCGGTGA
- a CDS encoding helix-turn-helix domain-containing protein, whose translation MTEPRWLSTAEAAKRLGVTPRTLYRFIDSGQLPAYRLGRVIRLQEQEVDAFIQACRIEPGSLEHLYPEAVAPEGGPAEG comes from the coding sequence GTGACCGAACCCCGGTGGCTGAGCACCGCAGAAGCGGCCAAGCGGCTCGGCGTCACGCCCCGGACCCTGTACCGGTTCATCGACTCGGGGCAGCTCCCGGCCTACCGGCTCGGCCGGGTCATCCGCCTGCAGGAGCAGGAGGTCGACGCCTTCATCCAGGCCTGCCGCATCGAGCCCGGCTCCCTGGAGCACCTGTACCCGGAAGCGGTGGCACCGGAGGGCGGCCCGGCCGAGGGCTGA